A genome region from Gemmatimonadota bacterium includes the following:
- a CDS encoding ABC transporter substrate-binding protein yields the protein MRGMRRTFFSTESWLAASLALAILVACGKKDPVAPEPAEPVEKPALKIGLLIDLTAGGSEHGIPMRRGFEMAIRHINEEGVLGEPVVGLVADTELDRDTAVSEAMDLVEKDGVHAIVGAWASSSTLAVVENVTADAGIPVISPASSSPSLTDAMDDDFLFRTTLSDQDQGPVLAKLTLEQGFGNVGMIYRDDVWGRGLADAFEGTWDGKLNRVAVDPAQTTFADELNESKGIILDEEFQAQALVVLAFQPQQEAIVRGALDMGLFQHFIFGPTGRSLDLLRSIGPEHLAGMRGTSPGAAQDTPSAVAWENAYRSAYGNPPPYPYVKQAYDATVALALAAQAAGDLDGAAIRDKLRIIGRPPGELVIAEPGSIANGLKILAEGGAVNYEGAAMPLDWDENGDLATGFVAVWQFTELGTIEVIRTVPFTH from the coding sequence ATGCGCGGTATGCGTAGAACGTTCTTCTCAACGGAATCATGGCTGGCGGCCAGTCTGGCGCTCGCGATACTGGTGGCGTGCGGCAAGAAGGATCCGGTAGCTCCGGAGCCGGCCGAGCCGGTCGAAAAACCCGCCCTTAAGATCGGCCTGTTGATTGATTTGACCGCGGGCGGATCGGAACACGGCATACCCATGCGGCGGGGATTCGAAATGGCGATTCGGCATATCAACGAGGAGGGTGTGCTGGGCGAGCCGGTCGTGGGCCTGGTGGCCGATACAGAGCTGGACAGGGACACGGCGGTATCCGAGGCGATGGACCTGGTCGAGAAGGACGGTGTCCACGCGATCGTAGGCGCCTGGGCAAGTTCTTCTACGCTTGCCGTCGTGGAGAACGTGACCGCGGATGCCGGCATTCCCGTGATATCCCCGGCCTCTTCTTCTCCCTCGCTCACGGACGCCATGGACGACGATTTTCTGTTCCGCACGACCCTGTCCGACCAAGACCAGGGCCCGGTCCTTGCCAAGCTCACGCTCGAACAGGGATTCGGCAACGTGGGCATGATCTACCGCGACGACGTCTGGGGCCGGGGGCTGGCGGATGCCTTCGAAGGCACCTGGGACGGCAAGCTGAACAGGGTCGCTGTCGATCCCGCCCAAACCACGTTCGCGGATGAATTGAATGAAAGCAAGGGGATCATCCTGGATGAGGAGTTCCAGGCGCAGGCCCTCGTCGTCCTCGCCTTTCAGCCCCAGCAGGAAGCCATCGTGCGTGGGGCGCTGGACATGGGGCTTTTTCAACACTTCATCTTCGGACCCACCGGCCGCAGCCTGGATCTGCTCCGGTCGATCGGTCCGGAGCACCTCGCCGGCATGCGCGGAACGTCGCCCGGCGCGGCGCAGGACACGCCTTCCGCGGTGGCCTGGGAGAACGCTTACAGGAGCGCCTACGGGAACCCTCCGCCCTACCCCTACGTGAAACAGGCCTATGACGCGACCGTGGCGCTGGCCCTGGCGGCCCAGGCGGCCGGCGATCTGGACGGGGCGGCCATCCGCGACAAACTGCGAATCATCGGCAGGCCGCCCGGCGAGCTCGTCATCGCCGAGCCAGGCAGCATCGCGAATGGACTGAAGATCCTGGCCGAAGGCGGCGCAGTCAACTACGAAGGCGCGGCCATGCCGCTGGACTGGGACGAAAACGGCGACCTCGCCACCGGCTTCGTGGCGGTCTGGCAGTTTACCGAATTAGGAACGATCGAAGTGATCCGGACCGTTCCGTTCACACACTGA
- the rpe gene encoding ribulose-phosphate 3-epimerase — MTQISPSILSADFTRLADQVRAVEDAGADRIHIDVMDGRFVPNISMGPFIVEAINSLTDLPLEAHLMIEDPDRYVDVFMEAGADVIIVHQENTTHLHRVVQSVREQGRQAGVALNPATPAQVLDGIIDDLDLVLVMSVNPGFSGQRFIESMLPKIRGIRDTITDRGIACDLEVDGGVNADTTPAVVAAGVNVLVAATAVFKHPDGIAEGIRTLREYA, encoded by the coding sequence ATGACCCAGATCTCTCCATCCATCCTGTCCGCGGACTTCACCCGCCTCGCCGATCAGGTCCGCGCCGTGGAAGACGCGGGCGCGGACCGGATACATATCGATGTGATGGATGGCCGGTTCGTCCCGAACATATCCATGGGGCCCTTCATCGTCGAGGCCATCAACTCCCTCACGGACCTGCCGCTGGAAGCCCACCTGATGATCGAGGACCCGGACCGGTACGTCGATGTCTTCATGGAAGCCGGGGCGGACGTGATCATCGTGCACCAGGAAAACACGACCCATCTTCACCGCGTGGTGCAGTCCGTCCGGGAGCAGGGCAGGCAGGCCGGAGTCGCCCTGAATCCGGCGACGCCCGCCCAGGTCCTCGACGGGATCATCGACGATCTCGATCTCGTCCTGGTCATGTCCGTCAACCCGGGATTCTCGGGACAGCGGTTCATCGAATCCATGCTGCCGAAGATCCGCGGGATCCGGGATACCATAACGGACCGGGGAATCGCCTGCGACCTGGAGGTGGACGGCGGCGTGAACGCCGACACCACGCCGGCCGTCGTGGCGGCGGGCGTAAACGTCCTGGTGGCCGCCACGGCCGTCTTCAAGCATCCGGACGGCATTGCCGAAGGCATCCGGACCCTTCGAGAATACGCCTGA
- the gnd gene encoding decarboxylating 6-phosphogluconate dehydrogenase: MPWRDARSPASGEECMQLGMVGLGRMGGNMTRRLLRGGHHVIAYDRSSEAVDEVIKDGAAGSPTLYDLVAGLEAPRTVWVMVPAGDATEETIGELAGLLSPGDTVIDGGNTYFKDDVARAGKLAARNLHYVDVGTSGGVWGLERGYCMTIGGPAEIVERLDPLFETLAPGPGKGDATQRRDAPGMVDTSGSTARRGYVHVGPAGSGHFVKMIHNGIEYGMMQAFAEGLEILRESGSDRVDARHRYDLDLHDIAEVWRHGSVVSSWLLDLLEIALREDRDLSTFSGYVQDSGEGRWTVQTAIEEDVPAHVLTASLFTRFQSRQDESYAARVLSALRHQFGGHVEQNKNGGRP; encoded by the coding sequence ATCCCGTGGCGGGACGCGCGTTCGCCGGCGTCCGGGGAGGAATGCATGCAACTGGGCATGGTCGGACTCGGCCGGATGGGCGGCAACATGACCCGGCGGCTGTTGCGGGGCGGTCACCATGTCATCGCGTACGACCGCAGCAGCGAGGCGGTCGACGAGGTGATAAAGGATGGCGCCGCGGGTTCCCCGACCCTGTATGATCTCGTTGCCGGCCTCGAAGCGCCCCGCACGGTCTGGGTCATGGTACCGGCCGGCGACGCCACGGAAGAGACCATTGGCGAACTGGCCGGCCTGCTGTCTCCGGGCGACACCGTCATCGACGGCGGGAATACCTATTTCAAGGACGACGTCGCCCGCGCCGGGAAACTGGCCGCCAGGAATCTGCACTATGTCGACGTGGGCACCAGCGGCGGCGTATGGGGCCTCGAGCGGGGTTATTGCATGACCATCGGCGGCCCCGCGGAGATCGTCGAACGCCTGGACCCGCTGTTCGAGACGCTGGCCCCCGGTCCCGGCAAGGGTGACGCAACGCAGAGACGCGACGCCCCAGGTATGGTCGATACTTCAGGTTCCACTGCCCGAAGAGGCTACGTGCACGTGGGACCGGCGGGTTCGGGGCATTTCGTGAAGATGATCCACAACGGGATCGAATACGGCATGATGCAGGCCTTCGCCGAGGGACTTGAGATTCTGCGCGAGTCGGGGTCCGACCGCGTGGACGCGCGCCATCGATACGACCTGGACCTGCACGACATAGCCGAGGTCTGGCGGCACGGAAGCGTGGTCAGTTCCTGGCTGCTGGACCTGCTCGAGATCGCCCTGCGGGAGGACCGGGACCTGTCGACCTTTTCCGGGTACGTGCAGGACTCGGGGGAGGGCCGGTGGACGGTGCAGACGGCCATCGAGGAAGACGTGCCCGCCCACGTGCTCACGGCCTCGCTCTTCACGAGGTTCCAGTCGCGGCAGGACGAATCCTACGCGGCGCGGGTGCTTTCGGCCCTGCGTCACCAGTTCGGCGGTCACGTGGAACAGAACAAGAACGGGGGACGGCCATGA
- a CDS encoding MATE family efflux transporter — protein sequence MPDHDAVSSKPADNDVPPSRVLRHVWAIAWPVVVASLIDATEGLVDIYLVGFLGPAAISAIGMSRQIVFIVMVMAISITGGTRTLVAQYYGADRHGDVSRTGQQALLMGTCLALGLAGVSIVLTRPALVLLGAPDEVLDHGILFLRLYFAGMVFMILNYVMSAIFGGVGDTRTPLKISVIVIIVKCVTSYGFIFGAWGLPALGVAGAAVGMIVSRLAGCVIGLAILVRGHGQVRLPRNWRVKPDWSIMSRMLDIGLPSGASGFFRNGARVLLYRVVSGVSRPTAAIAALTMGFQIRLFAIMPALAFSVAATSLVGQRLGGRQIRAADQYGGQTILLCMILIAIGSALIWLFANAISAVFTTDETVLGISSVMLRFFAIAQVFSALSIVASGVLAGGGETRPSLYYTLFSQWGIMLVFSYVLAFPLGLDVTGIWIAWLAAAVLQGLLTLRRFFKGTWKRAVI from the coding sequence ATGCCCGACCATGACGCCGTTTCCTCGAAACCGGCCGACAACGATGTTCCGCCCTCCCGGGTTCTCCGCCACGTCTGGGCCATCGCCTGGCCCGTCGTCGTCGCTTCGCTGATCGACGCCACCGAAGGTCTCGTTGACATATATCTCGTGGGATTCCTCGGTCCCGCGGCGATCTCCGCCATCGGCATGAGCCGGCAGATCGTCTTTATCGTCATGGTCATGGCCATTTCGATCACGGGCGGCACGCGGACGCTGGTGGCTCAATACTATGGGGCCGACAGGCACGGGGACGTCAGCCGGACCGGCCAGCAGGCCCTCCTGATGGGCACCTGCCTGGCCCTGGGTCTCGCGGGCGTCAGCATCGTCCTAACCCGGCCCGCGCTGGTCCTCCTCGGCGCCCCGGACGAAGTGCTGGACCACGGCATCCTGTTCCTGAGGCTCTACTTCGCCGGCATGGTCTTCATGATCCTGAACTACGTCATGAGCGCCATTTTCGGGGGTGTCGGCGATACCCGCACCCCGCTGAAGATTTCCGTAATCGTCATTATCGTGAAATGCGTGACCTCTTACGGATTCATATTCGGCGCCTGGGGATTGCCCGCGCTGGGTGTGGCCGGTGCGGCCGTGGGAATGATCGTGTCCCGGCTTGCCGGGTGCGTCATCGGTCTCGCGATCCTGGTCCGGGGACACGGCCAGGTGCGTCTTCCCCGCAACTGGCGCGTTAAACCGGACTGGAGCATCATGTCCCGCATGCTCGATATCGGTCTTCCCTCCGGCGCGTCCGGTTTCTTCCGCAATGGCGCGCGCGTGCTCCTCTACCGCGTGGTATCGGGGGTAAGTCGGCCCACGGCCGCCATCGCGGCCCTGACCATGGGGTTTCAGATCCGCCTCTTTGCGATCATGCCCGCGCTCGCCTTCTCGGTCGCGGCGACCTCCCTGGTCGGGCAGCGGCTCGGCGGTCGCCAGATCCGGGCGGCGGACCAGTACGGGGGACAGACCATCCTGCTTTGCATGATCCTGATCGCGATCGGTTCGGCGTTGATCTGGTTGTTCGCCAACGCGATCTCGGCCGTTTTCACGACGGACGAAACGGTCCTCGGCATCAGCTCCGTCATGCTGCGCTTCTTCGCCATCGCCCAGGTTTTCTCCGCGCTGTCCATCGTGGCGAGCGGCGTGCTGGCCGGCGGCGGCGAGACCCGGCCTTCCCTCTACTACACCCTCTTCTCCCAGTGGGGCATCATGCTGGTGTTTTCCTACGTCCTGGCCTTTCCCCTGGGGCTCGACGTGACGGGCATCTGGATCGCCTGGCTCGCCGCGGCCGTGTTGCAGGGACTGCTCACGCTCAGACGTTTCTTCAAGGGAACCTGGAAAAGGGCGGTGATCTGA